From Sphaerochaeta sp., a single genomic window includes:
- the ltrA gene encoding group II intron reverse transcriptase/maturase: MRGEDRTVPNTGLCRELVSVGNITSAIKKVKANKGACGVDGMDVAMLDEHFARHFGDIRSRILARTYRPMPVRRVEIPKDNGGVRLLGVPTVVDRVIQQAIVQVLTPVFEPTFSDYSFGFRPDRSAEDAVRLAQTYMSEGYKHVVDLDLSKFFDTVDHDILMGLVDKYMPDKDIRRLIFSFLESGVLTNGCMMATAQGTPQGGPLSPMLSNIYLTPYDKELERRGLKFVRYADDCNIFVKSMMASYRVRDRVISYLGRKLKLKVNMEKTEARKTVGSKFLGFEFITNGEKETLGKLKPTEKKVRKLEDRIREITARSRGVRIETVIRELNATLRGWISYFARGNMKSYLNEELMPWVRRRVRQVLYKQWKNGRNRCHKLRQLGVPEWVFGKCNFASNSYWSMSGGPMNRALTNKILEERFGLVDAVAHYAKIHAQRMMKDRVMLELRYHSLFV; this comes from the coding sequence ATGAGAGGGGAAGACAGGACAGTGCCGAACACTGGGCTGTGCAGGGAGCTGGTCTCGGTCGGGAACATCACCAGCGCCATCAAGAAAGTGAAGGCGAACAAGGGTGCGTGCGGAGTCGACGGCATGGACGTGGCCATGCTGGACGAGCACTTCGCGAGGCATTTCGGTGATATCCGGTCAAGAATTCTTGCAAGGACGTACAGGCCGATGCCTGTCCGAAGGGTGGAGATACCCAAGGACAACGGCGGGGTGCGTCTTCTGGGAGTGCCCACCGTAGTGGACAGGGTAATCCAGCAGGCCATTGTGCAGGTGCTGACGCCGGTGTTCGAGCCGACGTTCTCCGACTACAGTTTCGGGTTCCGCCCGGACAGGAGTGCGGAGGATGCGGTGAGATTGGCACAGACCTACATGTCCGAGGGATACAAGCATGTGGTAGACCTAGACCTGTCGAAGTTCTTCGACACGGTGGACCATGACATCCTCATGGGACTGGTCGACAAGTACATGCCGGACAAGGACATCAGGAGACTCATATTCTCGTTTCTTGAAAGCGGGGTTCTGACGAACGGATGCATGATGGCCACGGCACAAGGCACGCCACAAGGCGGCCCCCTGAGCCCGATGCTGAGCAACATTTATCTGACCCCATACGACAAGGAGCTTGAACGCAGGGGGCTCAAATTCGTCAGGTATGCGGATGACTGCAACATCTTCGTGAAGTCGATGATGGCATCCTACAGGGTGAGGGACAGGGTGATTTCCTATCTTGGGCGCAAGCTCAAGCTGAAGGTGAACATGGAGAAGACAGAGGCGAGGAAGACCGTAGGGTCGAAGTTCCTCGGGTTCGAATTCATCACCAACGGGGAAAAGGAGACGCTCGGCAAGCTCAAGCCCACAGAGAAGAAAGTGAGGAAACTGGAGGACAGAATCCGTGAGATAACGGCACGAAGCCGTGGCGTCAGGATAGAGACTGTCATAAGGGAACTGAACGCGACTCTCAGGGGGTGGATATCCTACTTTGCAAGGGGGAACATGAAGTCGTACCTGAACGAGGAACTGATGCCGTGGGTCAGGAGACGGGTGAGGCAGGTTCTCTACAAGCAGTGGAAGAACGGCCGGAACCGTTGCCACAAGCTAAGGCAACTGGGGGTGCCGGAATGGGTCTTCGGCAAATGCAATTTTGCGAGCAACTCATACTGGAGCATGTCCGGCGGGCCCATGAACAGGGCCCTCACAAACAAGATTCTCGAAGAAAGATTCGGGTTGGTGGATGCCGTAGCCCATTATGCCAAGATTCATGCCCAACGCATGATGAAAGACCGGGTGATGCTGGAATTAAGGTATCACAGTCTATTCGTTTGA
- a CDS encoding dihydrodipicolinate synthase family protein codes for MNTDFIKGIVPPIVTPVTKDEKIDEKNLRRQVDFMIDGGISGVLVCGSNGEFYMLGEDEMEQVLSIVLDQVGGRIPVFMGIGAIRTSTCVRIARMAQKRGVQGISILQPMFIKPNEEELKRHFATIAQSVPELPVLLYNNPGRTGYGMSQDLVSVLSHEVPNIVGMKDSSGDLTQTEEFIRRNQDVGFKVLCGKDTLVYAGLAVGCCGAVCSTANFVPALVCSIYDRYVEGDLKGALEAQYKLNPIRLQMDKSTFPVATKDYANLLSIPVGDPILPTLPSNERQMEGLKAQLLSACYLK; via the coding sequence ATGAACACCGATTTCATCAAGGGGATCGTACCACCTATCGTAACGCCGGTGACCAAGGACGAGAAGATTGACGAGAAGAATCTCCGCCGACAAGTAGATTTCATGATCGATGGAGGAATTTCGGGCGTTCTCGTCTGTGGTTCGAACGGCGAGTTCTATATGCTTGGGGAGGATGAGATGGAACAGGTTCTGTCCATCGTCCTCGACCAGGTTGGTGGGAGGATTCCTGTGTTCATGGGCATCGGCGCCATTCGTACGTCAACCTGTGTACGCATCGCCCGGATGGCCCAGAAACGGGGAGTCCAGGGGATCTCCATCCTGCAACCGATGTTCATCAAACCCAATGAGGAAGAGCTGAAGCGTCACTTCGCGACGATCGCCCAGAGTGTCCCTGAACTTCCGGTGTTGTTGTACAACAACCCGGGCCGAACGGGATATGGAATGAGTCAGGATCTGGTCTCCGTGCTATCCCATGAGGTGCCGAACATTGTCGGCATGAAGGACAGCTCCGGGGATCTCACCCAGACGGAGGAGTTCATCCGCAGGAACCAGGATGTAGGCTTCAAGGTACTGTGCGGCAAGGATACGCTGGTGTATGCCGGTCTTGCCGTAGGATGCTGCGGAGCCGTCTGTTCCACGGCAAATTTTGTACCCGCGTTGGTGTGCTCCATTTATGACCGGTATGTTGAAGGAGATCTGAAAGGTGCGCTGGAAGCACAATACAAGCTCAATCCGATACGCCTGCAGATGGACAAATCAACGTTTCCTGTCGCCACGAAGGACTATGCCAATCTGCTTTCCATCCCGGTGGGCGATCCGATTCTTCCGACGTTGCCGTCCAATGAACGGCAGATGGAAGGGTTGAAAGCCCAGCTACTTTCTGCGTGTTATCTGAAATAA
- the garR gene encoding 2-hydroxy-3-oxopropionate reductase: MKIAFIGLGVMGKPMVRNLLKHGNEVWVYDLRRENIEAVTKDGAKEGASNADIVEKCPVIITMLPNSPQVEAVVLGKDGLLEHAKSGSVLIDMSSIAPAASQKVCAACAQKGVKMLDAPVSGGEPKAVDGTLAIMVGGEKALYDEYKPLLLQMGATAVYCGSIGAGNTTKLANQIIVAVNIAACAEAFTMVKKAGLDPDLVFQAIKGGLAGSTVMNAKVPMMMASDFKPGFRIDLHIKDLNNALSTGHEVGSPLPLTAEVQEMFETLHADGCGSDDHSALAKYYAKVSGTKIGK; encoded by the coding sequence ATGAAGATTGCGTTTATCGGTCTTGGAGTCATGGGGAAGCCCATGGTCCGCAATTTGCTGAAACACGGCAACGAAGTGTGGGTGTATGACCTGAGAAGGGAAAACATCGAAGCGGTGACCAAGGATGGGGCGAAGGAAGGTGCCAGCAACGCTGACATCGTGGAGAAATGCCCGGTGATCATCACGATGCTTCCCAATTCTCCGCAGGTCGAGGCGGTGGTGTTGGGCAAGGATGGTCTTCTGGAGCACGCCAAATCCGGTTCTGTATTGATCGACATGAGTTCCATCGCGCCTGCGGCCAGCCAGAAGGTGTGTGCGGCTTGCGCCCAGAAGGGCGTGAAGATGCTGGACGCCCCGGTTTCCGGTGGCGAGCCAAAAGCGGTAGATGGGACGCTGGCCATCATGGTGGGCGGCGAGAAGGCGCTGTATGATGAGTACAAGCCGCTCCTGCTGCAGATGGGCGCGACCGCGGTGTATTGCGGTTCGATCGGAGCGGGAAACACGACGAAGCTTGCCAACCAGATCATCGTGGCGGTGAACATCGCGGCCTGCGCCGAGGCGTTCACCATGGTGAAGAAGGCGGGGCTGGATCCCGACCTGGTGTTCCAGGCGATCAAAGGCGGGCTGGCCGGCAGCACGGTGATGAACGCCAAGGTACCGATGATGATGGCTTCCGACTTCAAGCCGGGATTCCGCATCGACCTGCACATCAAGGACCTGAACAACGCCTTGTCCACCGGACACGAGGTGGGATCTCCGCTTCCCTTGACTGCGGAAGTCCAGGAGATGTTTGAGACGCTGCACGCCGACGGATGCGGTTCGGACGACCACAGCGCTCTGGCGAAGTATTACGCCAAAGTCTCGGGAACGAAGATCGGAAAGTGA
- a CDS encoding IS110 family transposase codes for MGNKQREEKIEQLSVGVDLHKSQLTICVMGEDGELLQEGMYRTTTEGYQAFVQRMHEWEDERGCSVAMAVETTGNARYFKNRMEGEGFSVVVVNTNKFKVISQSTKKNDRGDAATLAYYLGKDMLPESHLADQSSEELRRMIKCRSLLVSSTVKMKNQIHGMLLGYGITTKAAQLQSNKKRQALVKDLADQGFTEAAASLEVILGIIEGVQEQIKVLEKRLREMTRDDEDVQLLMTIPGVGFLTASAIAAYTKDLDKRFCGDFKRFASYVGIVPSVHNSNETVHMGRITKHGPQELRTALVQATMGMIRLSKITGEWRLMTDYRAMKTGKGSGKSIIATTRKLARIIFAMLHNREPFNPALMVRDKCLFTVEEVIGA; via the coding sequence ATGGGCAACAAGCAGCGAGAAGAGAAGATTGAACAGTTGAGCGTAGGGGTCGACCTGCACAAGAGCCAGCTCACCATCTGTGTGATGGGAGAGGACGGGGAGCTGTTGCAGGAAGGGATGTACCGGACCACGACGGAGGGCTACCAGGCATTTGTGCAGAGGATGCATGAGTGGGAGGACGAGCGGGGATGCTCGGTCGCCATGGCGGTGGAGACCACCGGCAATGCACGGTACTTCAAGAACCGGATGGAAGGCGAGGGGTTCTCCGTGGTTGTGGTGAACACCAACAAGTTCAAGGTGATCAGCCAGAGCACCAAGAAGAACGACAGAGGGGATGCTGCAACGCTGGCCTACTACCTGGGCAAGGACATGCTGCCGGAAAGCCACCTGGCGGACCAGAGCAGCGAGGAGCTCAGGAGGATGATCAAGTGCAGGAGCCTTTTGGTGAGCAGCACGGTGAAGATGAAGAACCAGATCCACGGGATGCTGCTCGGCTACGGGATCACGACCAAGGCAGCCCAGCTGCAGAGCAATAAAAAGCGGCAGGCCCTGGTTAAAGATCTCGCGGATCAAGGTTTTACAGAGGCCGCCGCATCACTCGAGGTGATACTTGGCATTATAGAAGGTGTGCAGGAGCAAATCAAGGTCCTGGAGAAGCGCCTTCGGGAGATGACCAGGGACGACGAGGATGTGCAGCTGCTGATGACCATCCCGGGTGTCGGGTTCCTGACGGCCAGCGCAATCGCCGCCTACACCAAGGACCTGGACAAGAGGTTCTGCGGGGATTTCAAGCGGTTCGCCTCGTACGTGGGCATCGTGCCCTCGGTGCACAACTCCAACGAGACGGTGCACATGGGCAGGATAACCAAGCACGGCCCGCAGGAGCTGAGAACAGCACTCGTGCAGGCCACAATGGGCATGATACGGCTCTCCAAGATAACCGGTGAATGGAGGCTGATGACCGATTACCGGGCAATGAAGACGGGCAAGGGTTCCGGCAAGTCAATCATTGCAACGACCAGGAAATTGGCGAGAATCATCTTTGCCATGCTCCACAACAGGGAACCGTTCAATCCAGCCTTGATGGTGAGGGACAAGTGTCTGTTCACCGTCGAGGAGGTCATAGGGGCTTGA
- a CDS encoding glucarate dehydratase, protein MGYQTPVITEMQAIPVAGYDSMLLSLSGAHAPLFTRNIVVLKDSSGHTGVGEVHGGEAILKSLEDAIPLVVGQPIGAYRNVIGKLKDMHNAKAKGSDGLQNLDLSKLKDVVHAETAIEAAMLDLMGQFLGVPVCELLGEGRQREDVVILGYLFYEADYRPYGLPYRDDTSDENPWFAIRRKPAMDPQAILRQAKALKAHYGFKDFKLKGGVLDGETEMETIALLAKNFPDARINIDPNGSWSLSDAIRLCKGSALTYAEDPCGTEAGYSGRETMAEFKEATGIPTATNMIATDWRQFRHAVVEKSVDIVLADPHFWGMAGSVRIGQVLNDWNLTWGSHSNNHFDISLAIFAQCAAAAPGNITALDTHWIWQDGQYLTKNPYQIKDGKIPVSDAPGFGLELDMDAVMKANELYRKLGSGDRNDAKYMQFLIPGWKFDSKKPCMVR, encoded by the coding sequence ATGGGGTATCAGACGCCCGTTATTACGGAAATGCAGGCCATCCCGGTGGCGGGATATGACAGCATGTTGCTGTCCCTCAGTGGCGCTCACGCACCATTGTTCACGCGAAACATCGTTGTTTTAAAAGATTCCTCCGGCCATACCGGCGTGGGGGAGGTGCATGGTGGTGAAGCGATCCTCAAATCGCTTGAGGATGCCATCCCATTGGTGGTGGGGCAACCGATCGGAGCATATCGGAATGTCATCGGGAAACTGAAGGATATGCATAATGCCAAGGCGAAGGGAAGTGATGGGTTGCAGAATCTGGACCTTTCCAAGCTGAAGGATGTGGTGCATGCCGAGACGGCCATCGAGGCTGCAATGCTTGACCTTATGGGTCAGTTTCTCGGTGTGCCGGTATGTGAATTGCTGGGAGAAGGAAGACAGCGTGAAGATGTCGTGATCCTCGGATATCTGTTTTATGAGGCCGATTATCGCCCGTATGGCCTGCCCTATCGGGATGATACTAGTGATGAAAATCCGTGGTTTGCCATCCGGCGTAAACCGGCGATGGACCCCCAGGCTATCCTTCGACAGGCTAAGGCGTTGAAAGCGCACTATGGCTTCAAGGATTTCAAACTGAAAGGTGGTGTCCTTGATGGTGAGACGGAAATGGAGACCATCGCGTTGCTTGCAAAGAACTTCCCGGACGCACGGATCAACATCGATCCCAACGGTTCCTGGAGTCTTTCCGACGCGATACGGTTATGCAAGGGGAGCGCGTTGACCTACGCGGAAGATCCCTGCGGCACGGAAGCGGGATATAGCGGCAGAGAGACGATGGCGGAGTTCAAGGAAGCGACAGGCATCCCGACAGCGACCAATATGATCGCTACGGATTGGCGTCAGTTCCGTCACGCGGTGGTGGAAAAATCGGTGGATATCGTCCTGGCTGATCCTCACTTCTGGGGAATGGCGGGGTCGGTGCGTATCGGTCAGGTGCTGAATGATTGGAATCTTACCTGGGGATCCCATTCCAACAACCACTTTGACATTTCCTTGGCGATTTTCGCTCAGTGCGCGGCAGCCGCTCCGGGGAACATCACGGCGCTTGATACCCATTGGATCTGGCAGGACGGACAGTATCTGACGAAGAATCCGTACCAGATCAAGGATGGAAAGATTCCTGTATCGGATGCCCCAGGCTTTGGTTTGGAGCTTGATATGGACGCGGTCATGAAGGCCAATGAGCTGTACCGGAAACTGGGCAGCGGAGACCGGAATGACGCGAAGTACATGCAGTTCTTGATTCCGGGTTGGAAGTTCGACTCGAAAAAGCCCTGCATGGTTCGTTAA
- a CDS encoding hydroxyacid dehydrogenase, whose protein sequence is MKILVPQDVILDGVQSLIDNGAEIVRCKTDENSLIEAIRDCDVVLARTEIYSRRVLEQAKQLKIIARYGVGFEKIDLQAADDLGIWVTNTPSALTNAVAESVMLLMLATARHMRLCDKEMRNGNFGIRSLLGMELQDKVLGVIGFGRIGQMVAKKCHFGLDMRILAYDPYLCACQIPEYVTWVDNRDELLGRADVVSLHLPLTPQTQGSVGKAFFDAMKDGSIFINAARGKEVVEDDLIAALKSGKLYGAGLDCFSSEPLPLTNELYGLDNVVMTPHNASATAESFHRCSEDMGACVKDVMLAQKKPRFAVNHPAHPRMGSET, encoded by the coding sequence ATGAAAATACTGGTTCCCCAAGATGTTATTCTGGATGGAGTGCAGTCCTTGATTGATAACGGAGCGGAGATTGTACGATGCAAAACGGATGAGAATTCGTTGATCGAAGCAATTCGTGATTGTGATGTGGTTCTGGCACGTACGGAAATATATTCTCGCAGGGTGTTGGAACAAGCAAAACAGTTGAAAATCATTGCTCGGTATGGCGTTGGATTTGAAAAAATTGACCTTCAGGCTGCGGATGACCTAGGGATTTGGGTAACCAACACTCCCTCTGCATTGACCAATGCGGTCGCGGAAAGCGTCATGTTGCTGATGCTGGCCACAGCCCGACACATGCGATTGTGTGACAAAGAAATGCGAAATGGAAACTTTGGCATTCGTTCGCTTTTGGGTATGGAACTGCAGGATAAAGTGCTCGGAGTGATTGGTTTTGGCCGGATCGGGCAAATGGTGGCGAAGAAATGCCATTTTGGTCTTGATATGCGGATTTTGGCGTATGACCCGTACCTGTGCGCCTGCCAAATTCCCGAGTATGTGACCTGGGTGGATAATCGGGACGAATTGCTTGGCAGAGCGGATGTGGTGTCGTTGCATCTTCCGCTTACGCCACAGACGCAAGGCTCGGTGGGAAAGGCATTCTTTGATGCAATGAAGGATGGTTCGATTTTCATCAATGCAGCCCGAGGAAAAGAAGTAGTGGAGGATGATCTGATCGCAGCCCTGAAAAGCGGAAAGTTGTATGGGGCTGGTCTGGATTGTTTTTCTTCCGAGCCGCTTCCGCTTACCAATGAACTGTATGGATTGGACAATGTCGTGATGACGCCACATAACGCATCTGCCACCGCTGAGTCGTTCCATCGATGCAGTGAAGACATGGGCGCTTGTGTCAAGGATGTGATGTTGGCGCAGAAGAAGCCACGTTTCGCAGTCAACCATCCAGCGCATCCCCGGATGGGTTCGGAAACGTAA